A region of Mustela lutreola isolate mMusLut2 chromosome 17, mMusLut2.pri, whole genome shotgun sequence DNA encodes the following proteins:
- the GPC2 gene encoding glypican-2 encodes MSALRSLLLLLLSLCPGPGPGPGTEAKVTRSCVETRQVLGARGYSLSLLPPALISGEHLRICTQEYTCCSSEIEQRLTWETETTFRGLVEESGSFLVHTLAARHRRFDEIFREILSSSERSLALLFHHSFGHLYSQHAPVFSGLFSRLRDYYQRSGEGLDDALVDFWAQLLERLFPLLHPQYIFSPEYLFCLTRLASSADDSLKPFGDAPHRLHLQITQALVAARAFIQGLETGRDVVSETLKVPMSEGCRRAVMRLTGCPLCRGIPSVPPCRGFCLNVANGCLHSQGLDPDWGAYLDGLLFLGEKLQGAFSFELAAQAIGVRISEALKYLQENSVAVSAQVFQQCGNPQRTQSRTRRAPAPREEAGRLWTSARVAGAARVAGAAAVAGAAGVAGAAGVAGVAGAPRTEERPTMAGTTSLNRLVWELRERLGRVRGFWALLPQVVCGDPRMAADASKDTAPCWTGSGRGRYLSPVVGLSPSEQLDNPELNKEDTSINLQARRRRLQLRAATTRMRLAALGRDLELEDWDEEASGSGEGQHYADDWMAGAAAVAPPARLPRPPRRDVSGGKGGGVLVRHNQGRSRTGGTSVGFRTHPILILFLSALALLGPR; translated from the exons ATGTCCGCTCTGCGatctcttctgcttctgctgctgtctCTGTGTCCCGGTCCTGGTCCTGGACCCGGGACCGAGGCAAAGGTCACCCGGAGTTGCGTTGAGACCCGGCAGGTGCTGGGGGCCCGGGGATATAGCTTAAGCCTACTCCCTCCCGCCCTGATCTCAg GTGAGCACCTCCGGATCTGTACCCAGGAGTACACCTGCTGTTCCAGTGAGATAGAGCAGAGGCTGACTTGGGAGACCGAGACCACCTTCCGAGGCCTGGTGGAGGAGAGCGGCTCATTCCTGGTTCACACGCTGGCTGCCCGGCACAGAAGATTTGATG AGATTTTTCGGGAGATACTCTCGTCATCTGAGCGCTCTCTGGCCCTGCTTTTCCACCACTCCTTCGGCCACCTGTACTCCCAGCACGCCCCTGTATTCAGTGGCCTGTTCTCTCGGCTGCGGGACTACTATCAGAGGTCCGGTGAGGGGTTAGATGACGCTTTGGTGGATTTCTGGGCGCAGCTCCTGGAGAGATTGTTCCCCCTGCTGCATCCACAGTACATCTTCTCCCCCGAGTACCTGTTCTGCCTCACTCGCCTTGCCTCCTCTGCTGATGACTCTCTGAAGCCTTTCGGGGATGCACCCCACCGCCTTCACCTGCAG ATAACCCAGGCCCTGGTGGCTGCCCGGGCCTTTATCCAGGGCCTGGAGACCGGAAGAGATGTGGTCAGCGAAACACTTAAG GTGCCCATGTCTGAAGGCTGCAGGCGGGCTGTGATGCGTCTGACCGGCTGCCCCCTTTGTCGGGGCATCCCCTCGGTGCCACCCTGCCGGGGCTTCTGCCTCAATGTGGCCAATGGCTGTCTCCACAGCCAGGGACTGGATCCTGACTGGGGGGCCTATCTGG ATGGTCTCCTGTTCCTGGGTGAGAAGCTCCAGGGCGCTTTTTCTTTTGAGCTGGCAGCCCAGGCCATTGGGGTGAGGATCTCAGAAGCTCTGAAGTACCTgcaggaaaacagtgtggcagtgtCAGCCCAG GTGTTTCAGCAATGTGGGAACCCCCAACGGACACAAAGCCGCACCCGCAGAGCCCCGGCCCCTCGGGAAGAAGCGGGGCGCCTCTGGACCTCGGCGAGGGTGGCAGGGGCTGCCCGGGTGGCAGGGGCTGCCGCGGTGGCAGGGGCTGCCGGGGTGGCAGGGGCTGCCGGGGTGGCAGGAGTAGCAGGGGCACCAAGGACAGAGGAGAGGCCCACGATGGCCGGGACCACCAGCCTGAACCGCCTG GTGTGGGAGCTCCGCGAGCGGCTGGGCCGAGTGAGGGGCTTCTGGGCCCTGCTGCCCCAGGTGGTGTGCGGGGATCCCCGCATGGCGGCGGACGCCTCGAAGGACACGGCGCCCTGCTGGACCGGATCTGGGCGGGGCCG GTACTTGTCACCGGTGGTCGGGCTCTCTCCGTCCGAGCAGCTCGACAACCCAGAGCTGAACAAGGAGGACACGAGCATCAACCTCCAGGCGCGGAGGCGGCGGCTGCAGCTCCGGGCGGCCACGACCAGGATGAGGTTGGCCGCGCTGGGACGCGACCTGGAACTGGAGGACTGGG ATGAAGAGGCCAGTGGTTCTGGAGAGGGACAGCACTATGCAGACGACTGGATGGCTGGGGCAGCAGCCGTGGCCCCCCCAGCCAGGCTGCCTCGCCCTCCTCGAAGGGACGTTAGTGGAGGCAAAGGAGGAGGTGTCCTTGTCCGCCACAACCAGGGCAGGAGCAGGACTGGGGGGACATCGGTTGGTTTTCGCACCCACCCCAtcctcattctcttcctctcagCCCTGGCCCTGCTCGGACCAAGATAA
- the GAL3ST4 gene encoding galactose-3-O-sulfotransferase 4 isoform X1, whose translation MGKVEHRAEPGGGWGRQEGQIQISLLLFRTMRLWGPRSLGVALGVFMTIGFALQLWGGPFQRRLPGLQFRQSLAPSQGSGSAVSSCLPRQRLVFLKTHKSGSSSVLNLLHRYGDRHGLRFALPARYQFGYPRLFQASRVKGYHPEGGGAKPLFHILCHHMRFNLKEVLRVMPSDSFFFSIVRDPAALARSAFSYYKSTSSAFRKAPSLAAFLANPRAFYRPGARGDHYARNLLWFDFGLPFPPEIKTERGNPHAPRDPNLPQLNVLPSGTGPRAHHPLDPKAVFHPAPTVAGGHGQTSSPASLDLRSSSLLQWSLAWLDSVFDLVLVAEYFDESLVLLADALCWGLDDVVGFMHNAQAGGEQGRGAVSNGGLTAEDRQLTARARAWNHLDWALYAHFNHSLWARINQYGQSRLESAVAELRARREALAKHCLEGGEALDPKYITDRRFRPFQFGSGKVLGYVLRSGLSAADQEECERLATPELQYKDKLDAKQFPPTVSLPLKTPRILSPRASDQS comes from the exons ATGGGGAAAGTTGAGCACCGCGCGGAGCCGGGCGGTggctggggcaggcaggagggccAGATCCAGATTTCCCTGCTGCTCTTCAG GACCATGCGCCTCTGGGGGCCTCGGAGCCTGGGGGTGGCTCTGGGAGTCTTCATGACCATCGGATTTGCCCTCCAGCTCTGGGGGGGCCCCTTCCAGAGGAG GCTACCAGGCCTGCAGTTCCGACAGTCCTTGGCCCCATCCCAGGGATCGGGATCGGCTGTTTCATCCTGCCTGCCCCGGCAGCGACTTGTGTTCCTGAAGACGCATAAATCTGGGAGCAGCTCTGTGCTGAACCTGCTTCATCGCTACGGGGACCGACACGGACTGCGCTTCGCCCTCCCTGCCCGCTACCAGTTCGGCTACCCGAGGCTTTTCCAGGCTTCTCGGGTCAAAGGCTACCACCCTGAGGGGGGAGGCGCCAAgccccttttccacatcctttgTCATCACATGAGGTTCAACCTGAAAGAG GTCCTTCGGGTCATGCCTTCTGACAGCTTCTTCTTTTCCATTGTCCGAGACCCAGCAGCTCTGGCCCGCTCTGCTTTCTCCTACTATAAGTCCACTTCATCGGCCTTCCGCAAGGCACCATCTTTGGCCGCCTTCCTGGCCAATCCTCGAGCCTTCTACCGACCTGGGGCCCGTGGGGACCACTATGCCCGCAACTTGCTCTGGTTTGACTTTGGACTCCCCTTCCCCCCCGAGATAAAGACCGAGAGAGGGAATCCTCATGCACCTAGAGACCCCAACCTCCCACAGCTGAATGTTTTACCTTCTGGCACTGGGCCCCGAGCCCACCACCCTCTGGATCCCAAAGCTGTCTTCCATCCTGCTCCCACAGTGGCCGGTGGTCACGGCCAGACATCCAGCCCTGCCTCTTTAGATTTGAGATCGTCATCCTTGCTCCAGTGGAGTCTGGCCTGGCTGGACTCTGTCTTTGATCTGGTCTTGGTGGCCGAGTACTTTGATGAGTCGTTGGTTCTGCTGGCAGATGCCCTGTGCTGGGGTCTAGATGACGTGGTGGGCTTCATGCACAACGCACAGGCTGGAGGTGAGCAGGGCAGAGGCGCTGTTAGCAATGGTGGACTGACCGCTGAGGATAGGCAGCTGACTGCACGGGCCCGAGCCTGGAACCACTTGGACTGGGCTCTCTATGCTCACTTCAACCACAGCCTGTGGGCACGGATAAATCAATATGGCCAGAGCCGGCTGGAGAGTGCTGTGGCAGAGCTCCGGGCTCGGCGAGAGGCCCTGGCTAAACATTGTCTAGAGGGGGGCGAGGCTTTAGACCCCAAATATATCACTGACCGACGGTTCCGTCCTTTCCAGTTTGGGTCAGGTAAGGTTTTGGGCTATGTACTTCGGAGTGGACTCAGCGCTGCAGACCAGGAGGAGTGTGAGCGCCTGGCTACCCCTGAGCTACAGTACAAGGACAAGCTAGATGCCAAGCAGTTTCCCCCAACAGTCTCTCTGCCCCTTAAAACTCCAAGGATACTCTCCCCCCGGGCATCAGACCAGTCTTAG
- the GAL3ST4 gene encoding galactose-3-O-sulfotransferase 4 isoform X3: MRLWGPRSLGVALGVFMTIGFALQLWGGPFQRRLPGLQFRQSLAPSQGSGSAVSSCLPRQRLVFLKTHKSGSSSVLNLLHRYGDRHGLRFALPARYQFGYPRLFQASRVKGYHPEGGGAKPLFHILCHHMRFNLKEVLRVMPSDSFFFSIVRDPAALARSAFSYYKSTSSAFRKAPSLAAFLANPRAFYRPGARGDHYARNLLWFDFGLPFPPEIKTERGNPHAPRDPNLPQLNVLPSGTGPRAHHPLDPKAVFHPAPTVAGGHGQTSSPASLDLRSSSLLQWSLAWLDSVFDLVLVAEYFDESLVLLADALCWGLDDVVGFMHNAQAGGEQGRGAVSNGGLTAEDRQLTARARAWNHLDWALYAHFNHSLWARINQYGQSRLESAVAELRARREALAKHCLEGGEALDPKYITDRRFRPFQFGSGKVLGYVLRSGLSAADQEECERLATPELQYKDKLDAKQFPPTVSLPLKTPRILSPRASDQS, from the exons ATGCGCCTCTGGGGGCCTCGGAGCCTGGGGGTGGCTCTGGGAGTCTTCATGACCATCGGATTTGCCCTCCAGCTCTGGGGGGGCCCCTTCCAGAGGAG GCTACCAGGCCTGCAGTTCCGACAGTCCTTGGCCCCATCCCAGGGATCGGGATCGGCTGTTTCATCCTGCCTGCCCCGGCAGCGACTTGTGTTCCTGAAGACGCATAAATCTGGGAGCAGCTCTGTGCTGAACCTGCTTCATCGCTACGGGGACCGACACGGACTGCGCTTCGCCCTCCCTGCCCGCTACCAGTTCGGCTACCCGAGGCTTTTCCAGGCTTCTCGGGTCAAAGGCTACCACCCTGAGGGGGGAGGCGCCAAgccccttttccacatcctttgTCATCACATGAGGTTCAACCTGAAAGAG GTCCTTCGGGTCATGCCTTCTGACAGCTTCTTCTTTTCCATTGTCCGAGACCCAGCAGCTCTGGCCCGCTCTGCTTTCTCCTACTATAAGTCCACTTCATCGGCCTTCCGCAAGGCACCATCTTTGGCCGCCTTCCTGGCCAATCCTCGAGCCTTCTACCGACCTGGGGCCCGTGGGGACCACTATGCCCGCAACTTGCTCTGGTTTGACTTTGGACTCCCCTTCCCCCCCGAGATAAAGACCGAGAGAGGGAATCCTCATGCACCTAGAGACCCCAACCTCCCACAGCTGAATGTTTTACCTTCTGGCACTGGGCCCCGAGCCCACCACCCTCTGGATCCCAAAGCTGTCTTCCATCCTGCTCCCACAGTGGCCGGTGGTCACGGCCAGACATCCAGCCCTGCCTCTTTAGATTTGAGATCGTCATCCTTGCTCCAGTGGAGTCTGGCCTGGCTGGACTCTGTCTTTGATCTGGTCTTGGTGGCCGAGTACTTTGATGAGTCGTTGGTTCTGCTGGCAGATGCCCTGTGCTGGGGTCTAGATGACGTGGTGGGCTTCATGCACAACGCACAGGCTGGAGGTGAGCAGGGCAGAGGCGCTGTTAGCAATGGTGGACTGACCGCTGAGGATAGGCAGCTGACTGCACGGGCCCGAGCCTGGAACCACTTGGACTGGGCTCTCTATGCTCACTTCAACCACAGCCTGTGGGCACGGATAAATCAATATGGCCAGAGCCGGCTGGAGAGTGCTGTGGCAGAGCTCCGGGCTCGGCGAGAGGCCCTGGCTAAACATTGTCTAGAGGGGGGCGAGGCTTTAGACCCCAAATATATCACTGACCGACGGTTCCGTCCTTTCCAGTTTGGGTCAGGTAAGGTTTTGGGCTATGTACTTCGGAGTGGACTCAGCGCTGCAGACCAGGAGGAGTGTGAGCGCCTGGCTACCCCTGAGCTACAGTACAAGGACAAGCTAGATGCCAAGCAGTTTCCCCCAACAGTCTCTCTGCCCCTTAAAACTCCAAGGATACTCTCCCCCCGGGCATCAGACCAGTCTTAG
- the GAL3ST4 gene encoding galactose-3-O-sulfotransferase 4 isoform X2 — translation MGPLSPTRTMRLWGPRSLGVALGVFMTIGFALQLWGGPFQRRLPGLQFRQSLAPSQGSGSAVSSCLPRQRLVFLKTHKSGSSSVLNLLHRYGDRHGLRFALPARYQFGYPRLFQASRVKGYHPEGGGAKPLFHILCHHMRFNLKEVLRVMPSDSFFFSIVRDPAALARSAFSYYKSTSSAFRKAPSLAAFLANPRAFYRPGARGDHYARNLLWFDFGLPFPPEIKTERGNPHAPRDPNLPQLNVLPSGTGPRAHHPLDPKAVFHPAPTVAGGHGQTSSPASLDLRSSSLLQWSLAWLDSVFDLVLVAEYFDESLVLLADALCWGLDDVVGFMHNAQAGGEQGRGAVSNGGLTAEDRQLTARARAWNHLDWALYAHFNHSLWARINQYGQSRLESAVAELRARREALAKHCLEGGEALDPKYITDRRFRPFQFGSGKVLGYVLRSGLSAADQEECERLATPELQYKDKLDAKQFPPTVSLPLKTPRILSPRASDQS, via the exons ATGGGCCCTCTGTCTCCTACCAGGACCATGCGCCTCTGGGGGCCTCGGAGCCTGGGGGTGGCTCTGGGAGTCTTCATGACCATCGGATTTGCCCTCCAGCTCTGGGGGGGCCCCTTCCAGAGGAG GCTACCAGGCCTGCAGTTCCGACAGTCCTTGGCCCCATCCCAGGGATCGGGATCGGCTGTTTCATCCTGCCTGCCCCGGCAGCGACTTGTGTTCCTGAAGACGCATAAATCTGGGAGCAGCTCTGTGCTGAACCTGCTTCATCGCTACGGGGACCGACACGGACTGCGCTTCGCCCTCCCTGCCCGCTACCAGTTCGGCTACCCGAGGCTTTTCCAGGCTTCTCGGGTCAAAGGCTACCACCCTGAGGGGGGAGGCGCCAAgccccttttccacatcctttgTCATCACATGAGGTTCAACCTGAAAGAG GTCCTTCGGGTCATGCCTTCTGACAGCTTCTTCTTTTCCATTGTCCGAGACCCAGCAGCTCTGGCCCGCTCTGCTTTCTCCTACTATAAGTCCACTTCATCGGCCTTCCGCAAGGCACCATCTTTGGCCGCCTTCCTGGCCAATCCTCGAGCCTTCTACCGACCTGGGGCCCGTGGGGACCACTATGCCCGCAACTTGCTCTGGTTTGACTTTGGACTCCCCTTCCCCCCCGAGATAAAGACCGAGAGAGGGAATCCTCATGCACCTAGAGACCCCAACCTCCCACAGCTGAATGTTTTACCTTCTGGCACTGGGCCCCGAGCCCACCACCCTCTGGATCCCAAAGCTGTCTTCCATCCTGCTCCCACAGTGGCCGGTGGTCACGGCCAGACATCCAGCCCTGCCTCTTTAGATTTGAGATCGTCATCCTTGCTCCAGTGGAGTCTGGCCTGGCTGGACTCTGTCTTTGATCTGGTCTTGGTGGCCGAGTACTTTGATGAGTCGTTGGTTCTGCTGGCAGATGCCCTGTGCTGGGGTCTAGATGACGTGGTGGGCTTCATGCACAACGCACAGGCTGGAGGTGAGCAGGGCAGAGGCGCTGTTAGCAATGGTGGACTGACCGCTGAGGATAGGCAGCTGACTGCACGGGCCCGAGCCTGGAACCACTTGGACTGGGCTCTCTATGCTCACTTCAACCACAGCCTGTGGGCACGGATAAATCAATATGGCCAGAGCCGGCTGGAGAGTGCTGTGGCAGAGCTCCGGGCTCGGCGAGAGGCCCTGGCTAAACATTGTCTAGAGGGGGGCGAGGCTTTAGACCCCAAATATATCACTGACCGACGGTTCCGTCCTTTCCAGTTTGGGTCAGGTAAGGTTTTGGGCTATGTACTTCGGAGTGGACTCAGCGCTGCAGACCAGGAGGAGTGTGAGCGCCTGGCTACCCCTGAGCTACAGTACAAGGACAAGCTAGATGCCAAGCAGTTTCCCCCAACAGTCTCTCTGCCCCTTAAAACTCCAAGGATACTCTCCCCCCGGGCATCAGACCAGTCTTAG